GATTCACGGTTGACTCCATATTTAGCGGCAATAGAGCAGGTTGATCCCATAGTCAAAATAGTACTGCCAATTGTTGGACGCTTTGACCCAGAGGAATTTGTAACGAGTTGGCAAGGGAACAACCCTTGTGAATGGTTTGGTACAAACTGTTTGGAGGGTATCATCATTGGtatctcttttatttcctTGAACTTAATCGGAACTATTTCTCCACATTTTGCAGATCTAACCTCTCTTCGGGTCATAGATCTTTCGCATAACCGACTTAAATGTACCATTCCTTTTGAAATCACAAAGTTGAAGAACCTGACTATTGTGGATGTTTCTTATAACCAACTTCATGGGGAAGTCCCACGCGTTAGAGGAATTGTTATACTCACTGAAAGGAATCCAAACATCGAGTCAACCTGCCTTCTTGTTCCTTCGCCAACAAGgaacaagaacaaaccaaCTGTTTTGGTACTTCTACTTGGgattttggttggtttggtGGTTGCAGGAGGAGCATCCTTTGGATTCTACCTGTATAGGATAAGGAAGCAACCTAAGAGGCTCCAAGAACCAAATGAAGCAGTGACACTTACTCAGCAGCAATCTAGTGACGAGAGCCTGGTATCTGATGAAAGTTATGTCATTTCGCTCCAGCTTCAATATAGAGTACTCCGCCGCTTTTCTTGGGTTTCCAAAGGCCCCTTACTCCTTACTCGACAACTCAAAACTAATCAGAATCCTCATTTACCCTACATGTAGTATTTAGTTTTGTATAATCAGATCACgcttttatttatctattttttattggttgatcCCTAGGTACATAACTCACTTCGGGGAATGAGATCCCGTATAATATTTTGAcgtttttataataaaaatctgtCTTTAATCACTTGTAGTAGGAAAGTTAGGAGAtcctatctttttttatttccgTAAATTATCATTTTCTAGATACGAGGGCAAAACTGTGACAAAAAGTAAAACCCATCTTTTAATTGTCTGATGCTACCCGCACTCATTAGGTAATTATTCAGTAATAAGTAGAGGTACGAAGTAACTCGTAGTAAGAGATATATGTAAGAGTTAGACCTTGGGCCCTATCCTCTCGGATAGATGATCTTGATTGGGCCACTAAAGAAGAATATTGAGGAATTAGACTTATTATTCTATCTAATACTTTGATCCATATAAGCTCATTAATAAGCagtttactttgtttttatagaAGCAAGCTAGAAGAGAGGAAGTTTTTGAGATAATTATGATACTAAGACCAATGGAAAACACTACTtctcattcttgttttttgtatggatagagaatttgaaaataattcgTTTGTGGAGACTATGAATGCAATCCAATcctatatataatcaaattcatTCTGGTTTCCAACCactttttttcattacaaattattaataacTGATTTTATGCCATTGGAAGATGTGCTATTTAATTAGAAGATATCTTGTAACTTGGTTTTTAGTAGGTAAATTATTTACTCTGGTCTTTTCATgttggattttcttttttctttttatgcaCTCTTCATAACTTGTAAAAAACAAGtatattttggaattttgttttacttctAATTGacacatatattttttttttctgatttattttACTCTAACACATACAACCAATCTTTCTTTAAGTAATTTTATGAAGTCAGTTGAAGATTCTCCAATAAAGAGAGTCAATCACACCGCTagagaaaataagaattttgTGCATTTCCTTATATATTAAGTATTAATATGTTtatacgaaaaaaaaatattgaatgaaCATCAAAgtttagtttgtattttatcTAAACAACTTTTATGGTTTCgtttaataattatttgtgGTGTATTTTGCattcaccaaaaaataaaaaaatagagattatACAATCAATTGTACATATCAAAGAAGAATTTTGAAGAACAACATGCAACGGTTAAACAATACATATAGTTCTGAATAGAGAAACGGTCAAGCAGATCAAGGAGGTTAAGTGCATATCAAGCGTATTGTGCGATTAAGCTGAAAATGCGAATTAAATGTATCATGCGGTTTAAATATGTTTGTGAACGGAATAACATTTAAAAGCGGTTTGAGtagtaaaataaacaaaacacatgtaccaaaataattattaaaaaatataaatgttaaaatataatttataaaaattatggaaattaatttaaatgCAATAATATAAgtaatgaatttgttttgttttctaacttcacacatataataaaaaaaaagtacttcTAACTCATGAAattgttaattgttaaaaataaaataaaaatcttattagaaaaaatgaaatacagtataacctctataaattaatactctataaattaataaattattccGGTCCCGAGTTGGGATCTGTGTAAATAATGACattaatcaataaattaataagataataatttttttgaaagtcCTATGTAAATCTATGGtctcatcaatatcataaattaataattatataaatatatcaactatatatatatattatatgtaaaaaaattctttataatatatttataattttttttgcttaaattcatatttgttttttgtttgactatagttttcatattttactgTATCAAAACTATTGGTGTTGTTTTCTagacattattattatgttttacttGTAACTGGTTCTAGAAAGATATAATCTATAATGAAGGAAATcttattgaaatttttaaaaagttaccaaattagtaaaatctctctataaattgataaatattatttattgataaattaatacctctctaaaataataaaattttgtagtcccaacattattaatttatagaggttttactgtatacTCTATGTTccttattatttgattttctataaaaataattgcttttaaaaaattgatttttttaggttttttatgCAATATTAATTGGTTGTAATTGATGAATATGAAACttcaagataaataattaaatatcattggtttagaattataaaaatatgtaaatcaaaaaaatattacatttataatcagtttttaatacgttttattaatatgtgtattttttctagaaaatcaagaattaagaaacaaagagagtaaTAAACTATAGGTGAACTACTTCAAAATTGCAAAGTAACATACTTTTACTCATGAAAAAACtactcttgttttttcttttgttactataattaaaaaaatcacacTATAGTTTTTATGATGGATGAGAAGAAAATAGTCCAAACCACAAAGTGTTTACcactatattattttttcttgtttttctttaatcttcaTAATTGCTCCACTTTTactagaattaaaaaaaaaactaactaagattaaaaacataatcaaataaGTTCTTCAACATTTCAAcacttttatttaatattttaaatttttatatacttgtatattttaccaaaaaaatttcatatttttttcatactTAATTCATCAAGtgatatagaaacaaaattaaacgTCAAATTTGagttaatttaaaaattctaCTTTTGgtaaatacaaataattttactttGCAATGTTAAagtataataattttgttttaagtaaataagtggcaaaacaaattttgtaaatgaaGAATCTATTTCTTTACTCAAATCCATACTATTGATTTAGAAATAAAAGCAATTCATACAACTGAATAGAAATTATGtcatcaaaaattattttgtccTTACAAAACAGGAATATAATActagtattttataaatttacattAGTAAGCACCACTTTTCTTCCTCGAACTCAATAATCCAAATGAGACACTTTCAAAACTTCATCTATTCCTTTGTAAATTAACTTTTAACACTGTTTCTAAACTTGCGTGTCATCTTCTCGATATTGTCAAGAAAAGTTATCATGTTAGATTCACTATACCCAAAAAGTTTCCATTATTCTTCTAAGAAAATCATctcttcaatatttttttcttcctctttcatGGGTATCAATAGTTTCATTTCTACATAGTTTTACTCCTATCTTTATCTTGTCAGTCatgattaaaatataataaaaataaatttcatgtTGGTTTTTGTCGAAAATAGTATTTATCCAAGCATTATCGCCATCACTTGtcaacataaattttttacaTGGATcgttaatttataaaataaataaaaaaaaatataataatctcTTGTTAAAAAATTAGACATCACGTTTCTTAGTTTTCTCTATTGCTCATTTTTGATCTATTACATGGATGATAATCAACATTTAGTCTAACAAGAGGATCTTATTCATTGCCATTTATTCCTAATTTACCATCAATTACAATTCTATTACCACCAATCATCTATCCAGAAATCGAAACATTCgtataaaaataactaaaaaaccttaaaaatctaatatttaaaacaaaacaaatgtcaaTTGAGAAAACTCCAAAACGGATGGGAAAACAGATTTTAATAACAAACAATTCCATTTTAATACAACTAAAACCATATTATATACACTACAATCTTATCTCATTCTTTATTATGAAAACctgttttaaaacaaaataaatataatacaCAATTTTACCCaactaaaaaacaatatttgaaCATAATATGACATTTTCAACTTTATACTATAATATTCTTTTacttcaaaaaacaaaaacattacatcTGTAATGTAACACAGATTATAATCTAGTTTAtgtgtaaaattttaaatataactaaaaacaattaaaaaaataataatattaaatgtatatatagagtagAACATATATTCACAttctaaaattataattctTCTGTTTCATATTAGTTGTAGTTTAAGATTTTTACACAcatattaagaaattataaaactaTCATTTAATCTacatcttttatataaaaacattatttattataatcaattcaaccaataaaaaaatatataattaaaatagaattaattagaaaatattaaatatatttatttatttgtatagaaagttaaaaacaatagaaataGAGGGAGTAGTATTTATGATTCGCTCCGTTTTTATCGAATAATTAGTATTGCTATTTAGAATTAGGATTATCTAGATTTTTCAAACTGAAATGGATAAAAGAATTCAAGTACAAtctgattattattttcaaatccCAGATGCACTCTTTCGacaattaagtttttttttattattattgtgtaaaatctaaaattaagttaaacgaagattttttaaaattctctcGTAGTTCATAATGGAGACGCTCATTTAAAATTGTCAACTTTGACGACTAATTACAATATCtaagagtaattaattaaagagaaaaagagtctTCATTGATaacagaagagagagagaagaagaagaagaagcttcacaATCGTAACAATGGCGGTGAAGACGCCATTTCTCAAActtctccctcttcttctccttctcctccactTCCCTTTCTCATTCTCTACCATACCTCTCGGCTCCGTTATTTACGCCTCCGGTTCCAACCAGAACTGGCCATCTCCCAATTCCACTTTCTCCGTCTCCTTTGTTCCATCTCCTTCCCCTAACTCCTTCCTCGCCGCCGTCTCTTTCGCTGGAAGCGTTCCGATATGGTCAGCAGGAACCGTTGACTCACGAGGATCTCTTCGTCTTCACACCTCCGGCTCTCTCCGTCTCACCAACGGCTCCGGAACCACCGTCTGGGACTCTAAAACCGATCGTCTCGGTGTTACTTCCGGTTCGATTGAAGATACCGGTGAATTCATCCTCCTCAATAACCGAAGCGTCCCGGTTTGGTCTTCCTTCGATAATCCGACGGATACAATCGTCCAATCGCAGAATTTCACCGCCGGTAAGATTCTCCGATCTGGTCTTTACTCGTTTCAGTTAGAGAGAAGTGGGAATCTTACTCTTAGGTGGAACACTAGCGCGATTTACTGGAACCATGGACTTAATTCTTCGTTTAGCTCGAATCTATCGTCTCCTAGATTAAGTTTACAGACTAATGGAGTTGTTTCGATCTTCGAATCAAATCTTCTTGGAGGAGCTGAAATCGTTTATAGTGGCGATTACGGTGATAGCAATACGTTTAGGTTCTTGAAGTTAGATGATGATGGGAATTTGAGAATCTACAGTTCTGCTAGTAGAAACAGTGGACCTGTGAATGCTCATTGGTCTGCTGTTGATCAGTGTCTTGTTTATGGATATTGTGGaaactttgggatttgtaGTTACAATGATACTAATCCGATTTGTTCGTGTCCGTCTCGtaactttgattttgttgatgtgAATGATAGAAGAAAGGGATGTAAAAGGAAAGTGGAGCTAAGTGATTGCTCTGGCAATACAACCATGCTTGATTTGGTTCATACGAGGTTGTTTACTTATGAAGACGATCCGAACTCGGAGAGTTTCTTTGCGGGTAGTTCGCCTTGTAGAGCTAATTGTCTTAGTAGTGTTTTGTGTCTTGCTTCTGTTTCCATGTCTGATGGGTCTGGAAATTGTTGGCAGAAACATCCTGGTTCCTTCTTTACTGGGTACCAGTGGCCATCGGTTCCGAGTACTTCTTATGTTAAAGTGTGTGGTCCAGTGGTGGCTAACACACTCGAAAGAGCAACAAAAGGCGACGATAACAACTCGAAAGTGCATTTGTGGATTGTCGCGGTTGCTGTAATAGCTGGGCTTCTTGGTTTGGTTGCAGTAGAGATAGGTCTCTGGTGGTGTTGCTGTAGAAAGAATCCTCGGTTTGGAACTTTGTCGTCTCACTACACTTTGCTTGAGTACGCTTCTGGTGCACCTGTGCAGTTTACTTATAAGGAGCTGCAGCGTTGCACCAAAAGTTTCAAAGAGAAGCTTGGAGCTGGAGGGTTTGGAACTGTGTATAGAGGCGTGCTCACTAATAGAACCGTGGTTGCAGTGAAGCAACTTGAAGGAATAGAGCAAGGAGAGAAGCAGTTTAGAATG
This sequence is a window from Arabidopsis thaliana chromosome 1 sequence. Protein-coding genes within it:
- the RLP5 gene encoding receptor like protein 5 (receptor like protein 5 (RLP5); INVOLVED IN: biological_process unknown; LOCATED IN: endomembrane system; CONTAINS InterPro DOMAIN/s: Leucine-rich repeat (InterPro:IPR001611); BEST Arabidopsis thaliana protein match is: Leucine-rich repeat protein kinase family protein (TAIR:AT1G24650.1); Has 12271 Blast hits to 7700 proteins in 332 species: Archae - 6; Bacteria - 102; Metazoa - 104; Fungi - 0; Plants - 11794; Viruses - 0; Other Eukaryotes - 265 (source: NCBI BLink).) produces the protein MINYRHIVFCLCVMVVVDSRLTPYLAAIEQVDPIVKIVLPIVGRFDPEEFVTSWQGNNPCEWFGTNCLEGIIIGISFISLNLIGTISPHFADLTSLRVIDLSHNRLKCTIPFEITKLKNLTIVDVSYNQLHGEVPRVRGIVILTERNPNIESTCLLVPSPTRNKNKPTVLVLLLGILVGLVVAGGASFGFYLYRIRKQPKRLQEPNEAVTLTQQQSSDESLVSDESYVISLQLQYRVLRRFSWVSKGPLLLTRQLKTNQNPHLPYM
- a CDS encoding lectin protein kinase family protein (lectin protein kinase family protein; FUNCTIONS IN: in 6 functions; INVOLVED IN: protein amino acid phosphorylation, recognition of pollen; LOCATED IN: plasma membrane; EXPRESSED IN: 23 plant structures; EXPRESSED DURING: 13 growth stages; CONTAINS InterPro DOMAIN/s: Curculin-like (mannose-binding) lectin (InterPro:IPR001480), Protein kinase, ATP binding site (InterPro:IPR017441), Protein kinase, catalytic domain (InterPro:IPR000719), S-locus glycoprotein (InterPro:IPR000858), Serine/threonine-protein kinase-like domain (InterPro:IPR017442), Protein kinase-like domain (InterPro:IPR011009), Serine/threonine-protein kinase, active site (InterPro:IPR008271); BEST Arabidopsis thaliana protein match is: S-locus lectin protein kinase family protein (TAIR:AT2G19130.1); Has 120498 Blast hits to 118775 proteins in 4615 species: Archae - 117; Bacteria - 12995; Metazoa - 44949; Fungi - 10067; Plants - 34445; Viruses - 432; Other Eukaryotes - 17493 (source: NCBI BLink).), yielding MAVKTPFLKLLPLLLLLLHFPFSFSTIPLGSVIYASGSNQNWPSPNSTFSVSFVPSPSPNSFLAAVSFAGSVPIWSAGTVDSRGSLRLHTSGSLRLTNGSGTTVWDSKTDRLGVTSGSIEDTGEFILLNNRSVPVWSSFDNPTDTIVQSQNFTAGKILRSGLYSFQLERSGNLTLRWNTSAIYWNHGLNSSFSSNLSSPRLSLQTNGVVSIFESNLLGGAEIVYSGDYGDSNTFRFLKLDDDGNLRIYSSASRNSGPVNAHWSAVDQCLVYGYCGNFGICSYNDTNPICSCPSRNFDFVDVNDRRKGCKRKVELSDCSGNTTMLDLVHTRLFTYEDDPNSESFFAGSSPCRANCLSSVLCLASVSMSDGSGNCWQKHPGSFFTGYQWPSVPSTSYVKVCGPVVANTLERATKGDDNNSKVHLWIVAVAVIAGLLGLVAVEIGLWWCCCRKNPRFGTLSSHYTLLEYASGAPVQFTYKELQRCTKSFKEKLGAGGFGTVYRGVLTNRTVVAVKQLEGIEQGEKQFRMEVATISSTHHLNLVRLIGFCSQGRHRLLVYEFMRNGSLDNFLFTTDSAKFLTWEYRFNIALGTAKGITYLHEECRDCIVHCDIKPENILVDDNFAAKVSDFGLAKLLNPKDNRYNMSSVRGTRGYLAPEWLANLPITSKSDVYSYGMVLLELVSGKRNFDVSEKTNHKKFSIWAYEEFEKGNTKAILDTRLSEDQTVDMEQVMRMVKTSFWCIQEQPLQRPTMGKVVQMLEGITEIKNPLCPKTISEVSFSGNSMSTSHASMFVASGPTRSSSFSATRSFQTMGITSSGPASTRISEGSMLGS